The Candidatus Tiamatella incendiivivens genome includes a region encoding these proteins:
- a CDS encoding TFIIB-type zinc ribbon-containing protein has product MVVTKCPYCGSKNLVTDYWTGTIICADCGSVIEENITEYEMNEARKTTRLKSRFNMKKSDAKPRFNRMVWKNGKPVHIASYVALNTWKLLKEEQPFIEEYLRKLEDHSLLIGRSIRVRLGLAYALYLYNKRGKPLSRAVKEAASRFYLSEKNLRKLFNYYTSDTHLGILNE; this is encoded by the coding sequence ATGGTAGTCACAAAATGCCCCTACTGCGGTTCAAAAAATCTGGTTACAGACTATTGGACAGGCACAATAATATGCGCGGATTGCGGCTCTGTTATAGAAGAGAACATAACAGAATACGAAATGAATGAAGCTAGAAAAACCACTAGGTTAAAGAGCAGGTTTAACATGAAAAAAAGCGATGCCAAACCGAGATTCAATAGAATGGTGTGGAAAAATGGCAAACCGGTACATATTGCCTCTTATGTAGCCTTGAACACTTGGAAACTTCTAAAAGAAGAACAACCGTTCATAGAGGAATACCTTAGAAAACTAGAAGACCATTCTTTACTTATAGGTAGGAGTATTAGAGTGAGACTTGGCCTAGCATACGCATTATATCTATACAATAAACGGGGAAAACCCCTCTCAAGAGCAGTAAAGGAAGCTGCATCACGGTTTTATTTAAGTGAGAAAAACCTTAGAAAACTGTTTAACTACTATACTAGCGATACACATCTGGGAATCTTAAATGAATAA
- a CDS encoding acyl-CoA/acyl-ACP dehydrogenase: MVNYTLPSLSEEEASLIDRENNVPSSILSRLELSGLLGPYTGVETAKGRIESVRVLARDSVGLASVVLINLSVQFLLYHVVGYTGDGLAIEVLSRGLSAVSLTEKGGGSDLARNVTVKAEGAGGSYCLNGEKIFTSNGLYADYFLVLALYNGEPSLFLTDDKSSIEVEPLNLSSFRGAGISRVLYKCARAVRLGEGKALGTVLQAINLGRLGYAAIGVGIAEGALFDAFEYAKSRSAFGKSLKDFQGIQWMIADAYSRLESVRALYKQAVDQLPNIDPVDAAVLKNEAAHIAQKAAWIDVEIHGGRGLEFHSKPERLYRDSRALDIGEGAREVLRTYIASSITRNPGLITR; encoded by the coding sequence TTGGTTAACTATACGCTTCCAAGCCTGAGCGAGGAGGAAGCCTCGCTTATAGATAGGGAGAACAATGTTCCTTCAAGTATTTTGTCGAGGCTAGAGTTGTCTGGCTTACTAGGCCCTTATACGGGTGTTGAGACCGCTAAGGGGAGAATCGAGTCTGTAAGGGTGTTGGCTAGAGATTCTGTTGGATTGGCGAGTGTTGTACTCATAAATCTGAGCGTTCAGTTCCTATTATATCATGTTGTAGGTTATACTGGGGACGGTTTAGCTATAGAAGTCTTAAGCCGAGGGTTATCTGCTGTTTCCCTGACTGAAAAAGGAGGGGGAAGCGATCTTGCTAGAAATGTAACTGTTAAAGCAGAAGGAGCTGGAGGCAGTTATTGTTTGAATGGTGAGAAAATATTTACGAGCAATGGCTTATATGCGGACTACTTCCTGGTTCTTGCCTTATACAATGGTGAACCTTCACTATTCCTGACGGATGATAAGAGCTCTATAGAGGTGGAGCCGCTTAATCTTTCGTCATTTAGGGGTGCTGGCATTTCTAGAGTACTATATAAATGTGCAAGAGCAGTTAGATTAGGCGAGGGAAAAGCATTGGGAACAGTTCTTCAGGCTATAAATCTAGGTAGACTAGGGTATGCTGCCATAGGTGTAGGAATAGCTGAAGGAGCTCTTTTTGATGCATTTGAATATGCTAAGAGTAGGAGCGCTTTCGGCAAGAGTCTCAAGGATTTTCAGGGCATTCAATGGATGATAGCTGATGCCTACTCGAGGCTTGAGTCTGTAAGGGCGTTATACAAACAGGCAGTGGATCAGCTTCCTAATATAGATCCTGTAGATGCTGCTGTATTGAAGAATGAGGCAGCTCACATAGCACAGAAAGCTGCTTGGATAGATGTGGAGATACATGGTGGAAGGGGACTAGAATTTCACTCTAAGCCTGAGAGACTCTACAGAGATTCGAGGGCGTTAGATATAGGTGAGGGAGCCAGAGAAGTGTTGAGGACGTACATAGCCTCAAGTATTACTAGAAATCCCGGCCTTATCACGAGGTAG
- a CDS encoding tyrosine-type recombinase/integrase, whose protein sequence is MPSRLDPGEAPPEVEDLGVRKAIDEYLLALELAGASKRTLKVYRAALLDFARFVGEDVKCSDAAKRLRDWLVARRRNGFSRSKSKGKSAIVTLHYYYMFVRRFLSWCGIKLRAPRVPRPMNGISDVLRWDDIVRLLRASRDLLDRVIVLLLAETGLRSSELLGLKVEDIDFDSGEIVVRNAKYGKERIVFLGEESGSVLQEYIDLKRLSSEEKIIQLSYQALYKRLKRLARDAGLPVEKVRPHVLRHTFATEALRRGMSLPALQRILGHSDIKITQVYLHLVKEDVKREYLSIFNKLPRDKAGISSNT, encoded by the coding sequence TTGCCGAGTAGACTTGACCCTGGAGAGGCTCCTCCCGAAGTCGAGGATCTAGGAGTTAGAAAAGCCATAGACGAATATCTATTGGCACTAGAGTTAGCTGGTGCTAGTAAAAGAACCCTCAAAGTTTATAGGGCAGCTTTACTCGATTTCGCCAGGTTTGTAGGTGAGGATGTGAAATGCTCCGATGCTGCTAAGAGGCTTAGAGATTGGCTTGTTGCTCGGAGGAGAAATGGATTTTCCAGGAGTAAGTCAAAAGGCAAAAGTGCCATTGTCACACTTCACTATTATTACATGTTTGTCAGGAGATTCCTCTCCTGGTGTGGAATTAAGCTCCGTGCACCTAGAGTTCCAAGGCCTATGAACGGCATTAGCGATGTTTTAAGGTGGGATGACATTGTTAGATTACTTAGAGCTTCTAGAGATTTGCTTGATAGAGTCATTGTTTTATTGCTAGCTGAAACAGGTTTACGTAGCAGTGAGCTTCTAGGATTGAAAGTCGAAGATATAGACTTTGATTCTGGAGAAATTGTAGTTCGGAACGCTAAGTACGGAAAAGAGAGGATAGTGTTCTTGGGGGAGGAGAGTGGAAGTGTTCTCCAAGAGTATATAGACTTAAAGAGGCTTAGTTCCGAGGAAAAAATTATCCAATTATCATACCAAGCATTATACAAGAGGCTCAAGAGACTCGCTAGAGACGCTGGGCTTCCCGTTGAGAAGGTTAGGCCTCATGTGCTAAGGCATACTTTTGCTACAGAGGCTCTTAGAAGGGGAATGAGTTTACCTGCACTACAGAGGATTCTCGGGCATAGTGATATCAAGATTACCCAGGTTTACCTGCATCTGGTTAAGGAAGATGTGAAAAGAGAGTATCTTAGCATTTTCAACAAACTACCTCGTGATAAGGCCGGGATTTCTAGTAATACTTGA